A genomic region of Tsukamurella pulmonis contains the following coding sequences:
- a CDS encoding methionyl-tRNA formyltransferase: MRVVTFGFQTWGHRTLSAVLDAGHEVALAVTHPVSNNPYEMMWNDSVEELATSRGVPVHLAKKPDEALYEAVTEAQPDIIVANNWRTWLPESIYSMPRLGTLNIHDSLLPRYAGFSPLIWALINGETHVGVTAHLMDAGLDTGPIIAQESVAVGPADRTVDLFHRTVDLIGPLVTRALGELEAGTAQPIPQDPAAATYFHKRSDADSRIDWSWPADAIERLIRAQSDPYPNAHTVFRGERLAITAASVSDKRYGGTPGRVCVPDGEGIAVVAGPDAWRGGNPALIVERVRTADGSEHPAAKILGDSGAYLG, from the coding sequence ATGCGCGTCGTCACTTTCGGATTCCAGACCTGGGGTCACCGCACGCTGTCCGCCGTCCTCGACGCCGGGCACGAGGTCGCCCTCGCGGTGACCCACCCCGTCTCGAACAACCCCTACGAGATGATGTGGAACGACTCCGTCGAGGAGCTGGCCACCAGCCGCGGCGTGCCCGTGCACCTGGCCAAGAAGCCCGACGAGGCGCTCTACGAGGCCGTCACCGAGGCGCAGCCCGACATCATCGTCGCCAACAACTGGCGCACCTGGCTGCCCGAGTCGATCTACTCGATGCCGCGCCTGGGCACCCTGAACATCCACGACTCGCTGCTCCCGCGCTACGCCGGGTTCTCCCCACTGATCTGGGCGCTGATCAACGGCGAGACCCACGTGGGCGTCACCGCGCACCTCATGGACGCCGGGCTCGACACCGGCCCGATCATCGCGCAGGAGTCCGTCGCGGTGGGGCCCGCCGACCGCACCGTCGACCTGTTCCACCGCACCGTCGACCTGATCGGCCCGCTGGTGACCCGCGCGCTCGGCGAGCTCGAAGCCGGTACCGCCCAGCCGATCCCGCAGGACCCGGCCGCGGCGACGTACTTCCACAAGCGTTCCGACGCCGACAGCCGGATCGACTGGTCCTGGCCGGCCGACGCCATCGAGCGCCTCATCCGCGCGCAGTCCGACCCGTACCCGAACGCGCACACCGTGTTCCGGGGTGAGCGGCTCGCGATCACCGCGGCCTCGGTGTCCGACAAGCGCTACGGCGGCACGCCCGGCCGCGTCTGCGTCCCCGACGGCGAGGGCATCGCCGTCGTCGCCGGACCCGACGCGTGGCGCGGCGGCAACCCGGCGCTGATCGTGGAGCGCGTCCGCACCGCGGACGGTTCCGAGCACCCCGCGGCGAAGATCCTCGGGGATTCCGGGGCGTATCTCGGCTGA
- a CDS encoding ABC transporter transmembrane domain-containing protein, whose translation MDQRPPHGPRRADSVVGVPAVDGDTRPRTLLWRAMTAHPKYMVPAVTLAALHQLGEMLVPVVVGKAIDQGVSTGDGGALLRWILVLGVTFAVLSFSFRYASRLGWIAMNFIDHALRMRISDRILDPHGLGGPKRMPGELLSISSADTNAVARSKGVLIYPIGNMVGIVFAAVVLFTISWPLGVATLLGAVVVVVLSDKIGGPLSKRVAGQQREAAGAAGTAADLMYGVRVVKGLGAEGAAVERYRLRSQRALAATLQANRASAALSGTLTVVGGFFVVGIALIAGLQAVAGDITIGQLITVIGLAQLITEPINFIGRVASVMWASGKASAARVLSVLQAPPLLPDQGDADVPAGPITLRLGADEVTVPQGRLTVLDVAPEHAAAATAALALADVPEPGIARIGDADVRAIAPGRLRESVLVAPHLGDLFDGTVLENVELGGDSAGAERAVTVDAAVLAAGLDDLIADDALDKAVGEGGTALSGGQRQRVALARALYADPDVLVLDDPTTAVDSVTEAAVVQRVRRLRAGRTTVVFTGSPAWLAAARAEEVPA comes from the coding sequence ATGGATCAACGACCCCCGCACGGGCCCCGGAGAGCCGACAGCGTCGTCGGCGTCCCGGCGGTCGACGGCGACACCCGCCCCCGCACCCTGCTCTGGCGGGCGATGACGGCGCACCCGAAGTACATGGTGCCCGCCGTCACGCTGGCGGCGCTGCACCAGCTGGGCGAGATGCTCGTGCCCGTCGTGGTGGGCAAGGCCATCGACCAGGGCGTGTCCACCGGCGACGGCGGCGCGCTCCTGCGCTGGATCCTGGTGCTCGGGGTGACCTTCGCGGTGCTCTCGTTCAGTTTCCGCTACGCCTCGCGGCTCGGCTGGATCGCGATGAACTTCATCGATCACGCGCTGCGCATGCGGATCAGCGACCGCATCCTCGACCCGCACGGGCTCGGCGGGCCGAAGCGGATGCCGGGCGAGCTGCTCTCCATCTCCTCCGCGGACACGAACGCGGTGGCCCGCAGCAAGGGCGTGCTGATCTACCCGATCGGCAACATGGTGGGCATCGTCTTCGCCGCCGTCGTGCTGTTCACCATCTCCTGGCCGCTGGGCGTGGCCACCCTGCTCGGGGCCGTCGTCGTGGTGGTCCTCTCCGACAAGATCGGCGGGCCGCTCTCGAAGCGGGTCGCCGGGCAGCAGCGCGAGGCCGCCGGCGCGGCCGGCACCGCGGCCGACCTCATGTACGGCGTGCGCGTGGTCAAGGGCCTCGGCGCCGAGGGCGCCGCCGTCGAGCGCTACCGCCTGCGCTCGCAGCGCGCCCTGGCCGCGACGCTGCAGGCGAACCGCGCCTCCGCGGCGCTCTCGGGCACCCTCACCGTGGTCGGCGGCTTCTTCGTCGTCGGCATCGCGCTCATCGCCGGGCTGCAGGCCGTGGCCGGCGACATCACCATCGGCCAGCTCATCACCGTGATCGGGCTGGCACAGCTCATCACCGAGCCCATCAACTTCATCGGGCGCGTCGCCAGCGTGATGTGGGCGTCGGGCAAGGCCTCGGCCGCCCGCGTCCTGTCGGTGCTGCAGGCGCCGCCGCTGCTGCCCGACCAGGGCGACGCCGACGTGCCCGCCGGGCCGATCACGCTGCGCCTCGGAGCCGACGAGGTGACCGTGCCGCAGGGCCGGCTCACCGTGCTCGACGTGGCACCCGAGCACGCCGCGGCCGCCACCGCCGCGCTCGCCCTCGCCGACGTGCCCGAGCCCGGCATCGCCCGGATCGGCGACGCCGACGTGCGTGCCATCGCCCCCGGCCGGCTGCGGGAATCGGTGCTCGTCGCCCCGCACCTCGGGGACCTGTTCGACGGCACCGTGCTCGAGAACGTCGAGCTCGGCGGGGACAGTGCGGGGGCCGAGCGCGCGGTCACCGTCGACGCGGCCGTGCTCGCCGCCGGCCTCGACGACCTGATCGCCGACGACGCCCTCGACAAGGCCGTGGGCGAGGGCGGCACCGCCCTCTCCGGCGGCCAGCGCCAGCGGGTCGCGCTCGCCCGCGCCCTCTACGCCGACCCCGACGTCCTGGTACTCGACGACCCCACCACCGCCGTCGACTCGGTCACCGAGGCCGCGGTCGTGCAGCGGGTGCGCCGGCTGCGCGCCGGCCGCACCACCGTCGTCTTCACCGGATCGCCCGCGTGGCTCGCCGCCGCCCGCGCCGAGGAGGTGCCCGCATGA
- a CDS encoding ABC transporter ATP-binding protein: MSATETRRPEQLTVATGAQVRAVVGAAARPHRARFLAAFVLLVAGAAAALVTPRLLGAFVDLVRDDLAIFGAHGAAAVWTSAAVMLGATIASALFTAYGFVLMAGAVDRVIARLRERVIDSGMHLPLARLERVGPGDLIARTTDDVTVLTQTVNETLPAITGAGFAVAVTLVGMGVLDWRFVLVALVLAPVYYFAIRRYRRHAPAQYLEERRRRGRRAAELLASVRGLPTVRAFGLQADRRARISEHSWAVVRLAVNIRIINNRLFGRVNFAEWLGMTLLLLIGFQLVRDEAVTVGVVTAATLYFLRLFGPIGQLMLVVDPISSASASLQRVVGVIVENEGAAAVGGTDAGTGGAGAIDVRGLHFSYGERDVLHAVDLAVPAGRTVAVVGASGAGKSTLAAILAGARPAGTGTVLLDGADIADLDPATRARRICLVTQDVHVFAGTLADDLRLVAPEATDDELRAALATAGLDLELDREVGAQAGALTPVQAQQVALARVALLDPPVVVLDEATAEAGSAGAAELEEAAHRITGGRTAVVIAHRLAQAARADEVVLMADGRIAERGTHAELVAAGGAYAELWAAWSRGRDEDAPSNDHAEDAQPRALDEPPSPARGTDE, translated from the coding sequence ATGAGCGCCACCGAGACCCGCCGGCCCGAGCAGCTGACCGTCGCGACCGGCGCGCAGGTGCGCGCCGTCGTCGGCGCGGCGGCCCGCCCGCATCGCGCCCGCTTCCTCGCGGCCTTCGTCCTGCTCGTCGCCGGGGCCGCGGCCGCGCTGGTCACGCCCCGCCTGCTGGGCGCCTTCGTCGACCTCGTCCGCGACGACCTCGCCATCTTCGGGGCGCACGGCGCCGCCGCCGTCTGGACCTCCGCGGCGGTGATGCTCGGCGCCACGATCGCCTCCGCCCTGTTCACCGCGTACGGCTTCGTACTCATGGCCGGCGCCGTGGACCGGGTGATCGCGCGGCTGCGCGAGCGGGTCATCGACAGCGGCATGCACCTGCCGCTCGCGCGCCTCGAACGCGTGGGCCCCGGCGACCTGATCGCCCGCACCACCGACGACGTCACCGTGCTCACGCAGACCGTCAACGAGACGCTGCCCGCCATCACCGGCGCGGGCTTCGCCGTCGCCGTCACCCTGGTCGGCATGGGCGTGCTCGACTGGCGGTTCGTCCTCGTCGCCCTCGTGCTGGCGCCCGTGTACTACTTCGCGATCCGCCGCTACCGCCGCCACGCGCCCGCGCAGTACCTCGAGGAGCGCCGCCGCCGCGGCCGCCGCGCCGCCGAGCTGCTCGCATCGGTCCGCGGCCTGCCGACGGTCCGCGCGTTCGGGCTGCAGGCGGACCGTCGCGCCCGGATCAGCGAGCACTCCTGGGCCGTGGTCCGGCTCGCCGTGAACATCCGGATCATCAACAACCGGTTGTTCGGGCGGGTCAACTTCGCCGAGTGGCTGGGCATGACTCTGCTGCTGCTCATCGGATTCCAGCTGGTGCGCGACGAGGCCGTCACCGTCGGCGTGGTCACCGCGGCCACCCTGTACTTCCTGCGCCTGTTCGGGCCGATCGGCCAGCTGATGCTCGTCGTCGATCCCATCTCCTCGGCGTCCGCCTCGCTGCAGCGCGTGGTGGGCGTCATCGTCGAGAACGAGGGAGCGGCGGCCGTCGGCGGGACCGACGCGGGCACCGGCGGCGCCGGGGCGATCGACGTGCGGGGGCTGCACTTCTCCTACGGCGAGCGCGACGTGCTGCACGCGGTGGATCTCGCGGTGCCCGCGGGCCGCACGGTCGCCGTGGTCGGCGCCTCGGGCGCCGGCAAGTCGACGCTCGCCGCGATCCTCGCGGGCGCCCGCCCGGCGGGCACCGGCACGGTGCTGCTCGACGGTGCCGACATCGCGGACCTGGACCCGGCGACCCGCGCGCGCCGCATCTGCCTGGTCACCCAGGACGTGCACGTCTTCGCCGGCACCCTCGCCGACGACCTGCGGCTGGTGGCGCCCGAGGCCACCGACGACGAGCTGCGTGCGGCGCTCGCGACCGCCGGGCTCGATCTCGAACTCGACCGCGAGGTCGGCGCCCAGGCCGGTGCGCTGACCCCCGTGCAGGCGCAGCAGGTGGCGCTGGCCCGCGTCGCGCTGCTCGATCCGCCGGTGGTGGTCCTCGACGAGGCCACCGCGGAAGCGGGATCGGCGGGCGCCGCCGAGCTGGAGGAGGCCGCGCACCGGATCACGGGCGGCCGCACCGCCGTGGTCATCGCGCACCGCCTCGCACAGGCGGCCCGTGCCGACGAGGTGGTGCTCATGGCCGACGGCCGGATCGCCGAGCGGGGCACGCACGCCGAGCTCGTCGCCGCCGGCGGCGCCTACGCCGAGCTGTGGGCCGCGTGGTCGCGGGGCCGCGACGAGGATGCGCCGTCGAACGATCATGCCGAGGACGCGCAGCCCCGCGCCCTCGACGAGCCGCCGAGCCCAGCGAGAGGAACCGACGAATGA
- a CDS encoding siderophore-interacting protein, with protein MTARTDHRGRHRERIAEVLAGEVDGADRVPYPIGLRELQVVRTRRLGSALIRVTLGGAELEGFQTHAADDHVKFVLPGEDGVLTLPEKNGLMLRWPRDPRPTTREYTVRRYDVLAGELDIDIALHRGGLGSDWAEAAAPGDTVHVAGPPGGVIVPPLYSRYLLVGDITALPAIDRWLEELPRDARGWALIEVADAQEQIELDPPPGVEVRWCHRGAAAPGTSDVLERAVADLPQAVPDGERWYAWLAGEAGSLKPLRRWLASTWKPAARDCDITGYWKLGIADFDEDDH; from the coding sequence ATGACCGCACGCACGGACCACCGAGGCCGCCACCGGGAACGCATCGCGGAGGTCCTCGCGGGCGAGGTGGACGGCGCCGACCGCGTCCCGTACCCGATCGGGCTGCGCGAGCTGCAGGTCGTGCGCACCCGCCGGCTCGGCAGCGCCCTGATCCGCGTGACGCTGGGCGGGGCCGAGCTCGAGGGCTTCCAGACCCACGCCGCGGACGATCACGTGAAGTTCGTGCTGCCCGGCGAGGACGGCGTGCTGACCCTGCCGGAGAAGAACGGCCTGATGCTGCGCTGGCCGCGCGACCCGCGGCCCACCACCCGCGAGTACACCGTGCGCCGCTACGACGTGCTCGCCGGTGAGCTCGACATCGACATCGCGCTGCACCGCGGCGGCCTCGGATCGGACTGGGCGGAGGCCGCCGCACCCGGCGACACCGTGCACGTCGCGGGCCCGCCCGGCGGCGTGATCGTGCCGCCCCTCTACAGCCGCTACCTGCTCGTCGGCGACATCACCGCACTGCCCGCGATCGACCGCTGGCTCGAGGAGCTGCCGCGCGACGCCCGCGGCTGGGCCCTCATCGAGGTGGCCGACGCGCAGGAGCAGATCGAGCTCGATCCGCCGCCCGGCGTCGAGGTCCGCTGGTGCCACCGCGGCGCCGCCGCGCCCGGCACGTCGGACGTGCTGGAGCGGGCCGTCGCCGACCTGCCGCAGGCCGTGCCCGACGGTGAGCGCTGGTACGCCTGGCTCGCGGGCGAGGCGGGCTCGCTCAAGCCGCTGCGCCGCTGGCTCGCGAGCACCTGGAAGCCCGCCGCGCGGGACTGCGACATCACCGGCTACTGGAAGCTCGGCATCGCCGACTTCGACGAGGACGATCACTGA
- a CDS encoding SDR family oxidoreductase, translating to MHTFVTGAASGIGAATALRLARRGPVALADRDADGLVATARAVTDAGGTATAHVLDVTDADDVAAALDAAEKAGGPVDALAHCAGILVAGPVLDTAAEDWAAALAVNLTGTVNVLTAAARRMAERGAGAAVVVGSNAGNGPRVGLGAYGASKAAAHNATLTLALELAGSGVRINVVAPGSTATPMQTAFGGAAAAEAAIAGDLARHRLAIPLGRIADPEDIAGAIDYLLSPDARHVTAQVLTVDGGATV from the coding sequence ATGCACACCTTCGTCACCGGCGCCGCGTCCGGGATCGGCGCCGCGACCGCGCTGCGGCTCGCCCGCCGCGGCCCCGTCGCCCTCGCGGACCGCGACGCCGACGGCCTCGTGGCGACGGCCCGGGCCGTCACGGACGCGGGCGGCACCGCCACCGCGCACGTGCTCGACGTGACCGACGCGGACGACGTCGCCGCCGCGCTCGACGCCGCGGAGAAGGCGGGCGGGCCCGTCGACGCGCTCGCGCACTGCGCCGGAATCCTCGTGGCGGGGCCGGTTCTCGACACCGCTGCCGAGGACTGGGCGGCCGCGCTCGCGGTGAACCTGACGGGCACGGTGAACGTGCTCACCGCCGCCGCCCGCCGGATGGCCGAGCGCGGCGCGGGCGCCGCGGTGGTGGTCGGCTCCAACGCCGGCAACGGCCCCCGGGTGGGGCTCGGCGCCTACGGCGCGTCGAAAGCCGCCGCGCACAACGCGACCCTCACGCTGGCACTGGAACTCGCGGGCAGCGGGGTGCGGATCAACGTCGTCGCGCCCGGCTCCACCGCCACCCCGATGCAGACCGCCTTCGGTGGCGCGGCCGCCGCCGAGGCGGCGATCGCCGGCGACCTGGCGCGGCACCGGCTCGCGATCCCGTTGGGCCGCATCGCCGATCCCGAGGACATCGCAGGGGCCATCGACTACCTGCTCTCGCCCGATGCGCGGCACGTGACCGCGCAGGTACTCACCGTCGACGGAGGCGCCACCGTATGA